The Bacteroidota bacterium DNA window AATCGAGTCCTGTATCGTTAAAAGATTAAAAAAAGTTTGTCAGTATAAAATAAGCCGGAATCGGTAGCGTTCTAGCTGTATCTAAAAGATATAGCATGATAAAAACTACTACTTATTCAGACTTAATTAACTATGCATACAATGAGAATGGTCTCATTGATGGAGATCGCACGCAACGTGCTATTGACGGAGATCCGAATTTGAAAAGTGAATATGACGAAATCTATAAAGTCATCAATACTTTAGATTCAGTTCAAGCTCCGCAGGTCCCTGACAGATGCATTGAAAAGATTCTTCTGTTCTGCTAAATCGGAAGTAAATAAAAAAGCCAGCTTGTCATTGACGAGCTGGCTTTTTTGTCTCTCTAACCTTTTTCTGTTGTCAATGCATAGGCACGTGCGTTTTTGAATTATGAGTACAATGTATGTCCGCACCGGTGCCATATCAATTTTTTTAGCCCATTATCTTACATTCAATGGTGAAGGTTAGGTAGAACATGGTAAATAACCTTCTCTCCTCATTTCAGCCTTGTTTTCTTTAATGATTTGTTTGATGCTTATTAAACAAGAACATTATGTAATTAAGAAAATACTTAAAGAATAGTACCTTTGACCGCATGACCAAAAAGGAACTTTTCAAAAACGTCATCGAGTATTTTGAAAGGGAAATGCCGGTAGCGGAAACAGAGTTGCAGTATAAAGATCCGTATCAATTATTGGTTGCGGTAATTCTATCTGCTCAGTGCACCGATAAACGTGTGAATGAAACAACGCCGGCTTTGTTTAATAAATTTCCTAATGCAAAAGCAATGGCTTTGGCATTGCCGGAAGATATTCTGCCTTTTATAAAAAGTATCAGTTATCCGAATAATAAAGCAAAGCATCTTGCAGGAATGGCAAAAATGCTGGTGAATGACTTTAAAAATGTTGTTCCATCGGATATTGATGATTTGCAAAAATTACCCGGAGTCGGAAGGAAAACAGCCAATGTTATCGCATCAGTAGTGTTTGATAAAGCTGCTATGGCTGTTGATACGCATGTATTTCGTGTGTCGGCCAGAATCGGTTTAACTACCAATGCAAAGACACCCTTGCAAACTGAAATGCAGCTGATCAAATATATTCCAGAATCGAAAATTGCCAGAGCTCATCATTGGTTAATTCTTCATGGCAGATATGTTTGTATAGCAAGAAAACCAAAATGTGAAATTTGTGGCTTAACGGAATTTTGTAAATACTTTCAGAAGAATTTGAGGAATAGTCGTAAATTTGTGGCTGCAGCACGTGAATGATAATTTTAAAATATAAATAGTTTAAAACATAAAATATAAATCAATTATGATCAGATCAGCAACAGCAAACTGGAAAGGAACCGGTAAAGAAGGTAAAGGTACAATGTCGTCGGCAAGTAAAGTGCTTGACAATGCACAGTACTCTTATGGTACTCGTTTTGAAAATGGTATCGGAACTAATCCGGAGGAACTGGTAGGAGCAGCTCATGCAGGATGTTTCTCAATGAAATTAAGTTTCGTTTTAACTGCAGCGAATTTTCCACCGGAGAATATTGACACAAAGTGCGACATCACATTTGAAGGTGGAGTAGTTTCTAAATCTGCATTGCATGTAACAGCAAAAGTACCGGGAATCACAAATGAAAAATTTCAGGAGTTAGCAGCAGATGCAAAAGCAAATTGCCCTATTTCGAAGTTGTTGAATACAGAGATAACTTTGGAGGCAGTACTTGCTTAAAAAGTAAAACACAAAGAACACAAGTTCACAAAAGCCCACGGAATTCCGTGATCTTATTGTGATCTTGTGTTCTCAGTGTTTTATTTTTTTCTTCAAACTTTATTCTTCTTTTTTTCTTTTCCTAAAAAACCTTCTTAAACTTCAACCGCCCCAGATCATAATTCGTAACATTAGTAGTACTATCCAACTGCTTCTGATGATCGTGCCAAAATCCTTCGCGTAAAGTATTATAATGCGTAGCAGATGCTATCCAATGTCCGAATGGAAAATTACTGTAGAGTTCAAATGTTCCGTCTTTCTTTGAAACAGTGCTCACTATTTTAGTCCAGTCTTTACTCCAGCCCATTATGATTGCACCTTCAATTGGTTTATCATTTTCATCAAGAATAGTTCCCAGGATCCTGTGATCTTTATAATTTGAGAGATTGTAGTAATTATCAAGCTTTATACAATGATCTTTTAACTTCATAGGTTTATATTCCTTGAAAATTTTTGCAACCGGTTTTGGTGTACCATAGATCATACTGCCTTTGTCAGTGGTAGTACTGCCATGCCAATTGACGACACCCATATAATCAGCATGATAGGATCCCCAGGTAACATCCTTGTACTGCCACCAGGAATATCCAATGCCACCACAATTACAAACTTGTTCCAATGTCTTTTTAGCGAACAGACTCTGATCTTCGTACTTAATAGTATCATTGTTTGAAGGGAAGGAAGTTTCACCGATGATCCAGGGTTTTTCAACATATTTTCCATACCAATAGACTTCATTCATGACTTGATTTGGTTCATATTCATATGGATGAAAAGATAAAAAATCTACGTTCAGAATATTGGGATCCCATTCAAAGACCTCGCGAATTCCTGTTAATCCAATTGTAGTTAACTGATGCGGAGCATACTTGCGGATAAAATTCTGCCACTGTTTTGTGATCTTGAATATTTCGGGTTTTGTTCTTTCTATTTTATGAAAGTAGAGTGGCTCATTGAACAGATCATAAGCCATAATAGTGGGTTCCTTTTTAAAGTGAGTCATTACTTTTTCAAGAAATAGTTTAGGCCCGCGGGCATCTTCCTGAAGTTTCACCAGAAAAATTATTTTCAGTCCGGCATTCTTTGCAAGTTCAACAAGTTCATCAACCGCTTTTAAATATTTAACATACGTAATACCATCTTTAAAAGTGATCCGTGTACTATCAGTTTTATTGAAAATTGTATTGATATAAAACCATTCATTCACACCCGGTTCTCTTTTTACTTCACCAATGTTTGCAAACCTGACAGTATTAAAACCCATTTGCTTTATCATTTCAAGATCAGCTTTAAGGGTCTTTAAACTTGAATCTTTATCCAATAATTCCCGAATAGCCATAGGACCATATTCAGGATAAGGGCTTGGCCAGAATTCTTTACTGTCAGTCCTGAGTGCGACCATATAGTTAATTGCAATCGGGTAGAAGGGTTTTTCGTTTAAATGAAAAGATCCGTTTTCTAATGAAACGAAGTTGGGGTCTTTTTGAAGTTTATCATCTGACAGAAGAATAAATGAAATCAACAGAAATCCTCCGGCAGCAATAATTGAATAAAACTTCTTCATAAAATTTCTTGTTCAGTTTAATGACTGCAAAGGTCGGGTTATTTTTTAATTTTTAATGTTACTTTCCAATACAAAACTTCGAAAATATATTCTCCAACAAATCATCAGTCGTAATAGCTCCTGTGATCAACCCTAGATGATGCAAAGCCATCCTCAGATCACCCGCAATGAAATCATTTGTTACTTTTTGTTCCAGACCATTGTAGACTCTGGTTAGTGAGTTTGCTGTTTCGCGGAGTTCCTGGATGTGGCGGATGTTGGTGACGATGGCTGTGTTGTGTAAATTCTTTCCGGAGTTTACAAAGGAGAGCAGGAGCGAAGTAATACTTTCAATGTTGGTCTTTTCTTTTGCAGAAATAAAAGTGATGTTTTCGAAATCGCCGAACTCATTTTGAATTTCTGTACTGTTTTCTTTATCTGCTTTATTTCCTATTGGATATAATCTGATTTCCGTTTGAAGATCTTTTCGGATCGCATCAAGTTCTATTCGCAAATCACCGGCTCCGGTTTCGTGGAGATCGAAAAGATATAATACTACCGGACTCTGTTTCATTTTTTCAAATGTTTTAGAAACTCCAATGCTTTCTATTGCATCTTTTGTTTCTCTGATACCGGCAGTATCGATAAAGCGGAATTTAATTCCACCTAAGGTAATTTCTTCTTCAATCGTATCGCGTGTTGTTCCGGCAATCTCGCTGACGATTGCACGCTCTTCATTCAGCAAGGCATTCAGCAATGTTGATTTTCCTACATTTGGTTTTCCTGCAATAACAACAGGAATTCCTGTACGGATCACATTGCCGAGATCAAATGACTCTATTAACCTTGAAATATATTTTTGTAAACGATTGATGGTCTTCTTCAGATCATCACGATTTGCAAATTCAACATCTTCTTCAGCAAAATCGAGTTCGAGTTCTATCAATGAAGCAAAATGAATCAGCTCCTGACGAAGCATGGTGATCTCCGCTGAAAATCCACCACGCATTTGTTCGAGTGCCAGCTTATGTGAACCTGACGAATCGGATGCAATCAGATCAGCGACAGCTTCGGCCTGAGAAAGATCCAGCTTGCGATTCAGAAAAGCACGCATAGTAAACTCTCCGGGCTCAGCATAACGAGCGCCATTCAAATGACAAATGTTCAGGATCTGCTGCTGAATGTAAACCGAACCATGACAAGAGATCTCCACAGTATTTTCGCCGGTGTAAGAATGCGGTCCTTTGAAAACAGATATCAATACTTCATCGATCATTTCCGCACCCTTTTTAATAACTCCAAAGTGCAGAGTATGTGTATCAACTTGTGTTAACCTTACTCCCTTTTTCCTGGCCACAAAAAATGAATCTGCAATCCTGATTGCATCTGTTCCCGATAACCTGATCACAGCTATAGCACCCATCCCGGGAGGAGTGGCCAATGCTGTGATAGTTTCTGTGGTTGGATTCATCTTTGGGTTTGCAGGTTTAAGGTTTACAGGTTTCAGGTTTACTTCGATTATGGAGTTCGACTTTGATATGGACTTGATCGATCTGGTTTTTAAGCTGAGATACCTTACCAAAACTACTCTTAATTTGTTAATTTAAAAAATGCAAATATACGATTGATTTACACTGTTTTAAGTAATCTGAAAGAAGTTATACATCACATGGAATTGAAGAGTTAGCTTCTTGCTTATAATTGCAACTGCAACCTGAAAACCTGCAAACCTGAAACTTTGCTGGTTGCAGGTTGCATGAAATTTTCCCCCAATCGCCAACCTTAAACTAAAATACTCTATTTTCGCCCCTCTACTAAAAAAATACAGAAAATGAGTGTACTGGTTAACAAAAACAGCAAAATTATAGTTCAGGGATTTACGGGTAGTGAAGGGACATTTCACGCTACGCAGATGATAGAGTATGGAACTCAGGTAGTTGGAGGAGTTACGCCCGGTAAAGGTGGTACAAAACACCTTGATCGTCCTGTTTTCAATACTGTTGCTGATGCTGTTAAAAGTACCGGTGCAAATGTTTCTATCGTTTTCGTTCCTCCGGCATTTGCTGCAGACGCAATCATGGAAGCAGCTGAAGCAGGAATTGAATTGATCATCACTATCACGGAAGGAATTCCTGTGAAAGATATGATCATGGTGAAGGAATATCTTGCCGGAAAAAAAGCCCGTTTGATCGGACCAAATTGTCCGGGAGTAATTACTGCTGACGAATGTAAAGTTGGTATCATGCCCGGATTCGTTTTCAAAAAAGGACGTATCGGTATTGTGTCTAAATCCGGTACCCTTACATATGAAGCAGCTGATCAGGTTGTGAAAGCAGGATTAGGAATTTCTACAGCCATTGGTATTGGTGGTGATCCAATAATTGGAACAACAACTAAAGAAGCTGTGGAACTTTTCATGAACGATAAAGATACTGATGGCATCATCATGATCGGTGAGATCGGCGGAAGTCTGGAAGCAGAAGCTGCTCGCTGGATAAAAGCAAATGGTACAAAACCTGTTGTAGGTTTCATCGCCGGACAAACTGCTCCTGCAGGTCGTCGTATGGGTCACGCCGGTGCAATCGTTGGTGGTGCTGATGATACTGCTGCAGCAAAAATGAAGATCATGCGCGAATGCGGAATCACCGTTGTAGATTCTCCTGCTGTTATCGGTTTGACGATGGCGGAAGTTCTTAGTGCAGTGGCTTCTAAATAAATTCAAAAGAAATTAAAAAGAAAAAGCAAGAAAAGCAAAGCAAAAAAGAAAAGTGAAAAGTGAAAAGTGAAAAGTGAAAAGTGAAAAAAAAAGGGTTTAACGTGTAATTTACACATTAAACCCTTTTTTATTTTAGGCTATTTTAATAACACCTGAATTTTTCACTTTTCACTTTACGTTATTTAAAGTCTCCTACCTGCACAATAGTAATCTCCGCCGGAATGATCCATTTTTTCATTGCATCATTTACACGTGTCGTATTTAACTGAGCAACTGTTTTGTCAAAGGCATCATCAAATGCCATTGTACGGTTCAGAAATAGGTAATCTGATAATCTGTTTACAAGATACCCATCATCTGAGCGGTTTTTCTCACGGCTCTGAATGAATCCTGAAATAGCATCTTTCAACTCAGCATCAGTGAAGCCGTCTTTGATCATCTTCGCAAGTTCTTCCTGATAAGCTGAAATTAATTTGGCAGAATTTTCCGGATTGTAAATTGCATACGAACCAAACTCTCCACTTTGATCAAGTGCCGAAGCTCTTAGCCAGGAACCAACACCATAACTTAGTCCATCTTTCTGTCTGATGCGTGTTGCAAGACGGGAATTTAAAAATCCGCCGCCTAACATATAGTTACCTAATATCAATGCCGGATATTCTCCATTATCATCTTTCAACGTCAGATTTAAACGTGCAGACATAGTTGCATTTTTCTTGTCAGGAGTAATGATCTTATCGTTCTGTGCTGTTGCCTTTGCATAATTATCGGCAGCGCGTGTATATTTTTCAGGAGAAGTCCATTTGTCAAGAATTGAATTCAAAGAAGCAAGAACTTTTGTTTCATCAAATTCACCTACAACAGCTACTGTAGCGTTTGCACTATTATAAAAATCAGTATACATTTTCTTCAGATCTTCTATTGTCATTTTTTTAACAGCAGCAGTCATTTCATCAAATGTTGAAGTGTAACGGAAATCTGATTTTGGATACACTCTTGTAAGCTGATCAATTCTCAGAAATGCAATTGCTTGCGGATCGCTTTTCTGCTGATCAATTCCGGCAAGGATCTCTTCACGCATTTTTTCAAACTCTGCTTTCGGAAATGAAGGTTCGCGTAGAATTTGTTTTACAATTGTCATTACAGGAACAAGGTTATCTCTTGTTGTACTGATATCAATATTTACAACCTGACCATTACTGGAAATACCAACTTCAGCTTTCATTTTTGCAAGGGTATCGTTGATCTGTTCTTCAGAAAGATTTTTTGTTCCTTTCATCAGCATTGCTGCAGTAGCGTCAATGAAATCACCTCTGTTCTCCAGACTTTTTTCACTACCAATTCGTAGTGATAATTTCATTTTTACAAGATTTCCACGGGTTGTTTTGTTTAGCAAAGCATATTTTCCACCCTCGGTTAATTCTCCGCGGTGAGTTCTTTTTTCAATATTTGCAGGAGTAGCATCGAATGCTTCTGCTGCTGCTTCAATTGCTTTTCCTTTGTAATTCTTATACGTTTCTTTCAGATCAGGCGAAGGTGGAACAATTGTTCTTGAAGGATCTTTTTCAGGAATAAACAAACCTGTTGTCCGGTTTGATGGTTTAAAATAATCAAGCGCAGCACGGTTTACATCTGCCAGTTGGATATTTTCAATGCGATCACGATAAAGAAAAATTAATCTCCAGTCACCTGAAGCGATAAATTCACTGATGAATGTTCCTACTAATTCACTCTTGCTGAATGCCAGTTCAAAATCACGAAGTAAAGAAGTTCTTGCACGATCCAATTCTTCCTGAGTAATAGGATTGCTTTTTAAGTTATCAAGTAAATTCAGCATAGTTTTCTGTACTGAATCAATTGATTTTTCTTTCAGGATCTCAGTGTCAAAATAAATATAACCCGGATCTTTCAAAGGAAATACCTGTGCATATACTGAAGATGCAAGTTTAGTTTCAACCAATGCTTTATAAAGACGACCGGAAGGTTCGTTAGTAAGTACATGACTTAAGATTTCAATAGCAATATAATCTGGGTGTGAAGCTGAAGGAATGTGATACCCTGCAGAGGCAGCCTGAATATCACCTACACGGCGAAGAATTACCTGACGTTCCCCGTCTTGCGGCGGCTCTACTGTATATGGCTCTTGTAATTTTCTTGCAGGACGCGGAATACTTCCAAAGTATTTTGTGATCAATGCAAGAGCTTTTGATTCATCAATTTTACCTGTTACCATTAATACGGCATTATCAGGCTGATAAAATTTTCTGTAAAAGGCCTGTAAATTTTCTATAGGAACTTTTTCAATATCTTCTTTGGAACCAATAGTTGATTTACCGTAGTTGTGCCAGATGTATGCAGCTGACATTACTCTTTCCTGCAATATAGAGGTAGGATAATTTTCACCGCTTTCAAATTCATTTCTTACCACAGAAAATTCTGATTCAAGATCTTTTTTTGCAACAAATGAATTCACCATTCGATCTGCTTCCAGAGATAATGCCCAATTGAGATTTTCTTCTGTTGCAGAAAACGTTTCAAAATAATTTGTCCGGTCATACCAAGTGGTTCCGTTGGGACTCGCTCCATGTGAAGAAAGCTCCTGTGGAATATTCGGATGGTTAGTGGAACCTTTGAACAACATATGTTCAAGTAAATGTGCCATTCCGGTTTCACCATATCCTTCCATTCTGGAGCCTACCAGATAAGTGATATTTACTGTTGCAGTTGATTTTGTCTGATCAGGAAAGAGTAGAATCCGAAGACCATTTGGCAATTCGTATTCTGTGATCCCTTCAACAGATGCATTTTTTTTCGGCTGTATTTGTTGCCCGTAAACATTCAACAGCAAGCAAATTAATAGCCCCGGTAATAATAGTTTTTTCATAGATGATTTTATTGAATTTATTTCTGAGGCGATAAATGTATGAAAAAGGAGTTAATAGATATTAGAAGTTAATTATTAATGAGTTAATCATCTGGCTGATTGACTGAGTTTTATAAAATTTGTGATTTATTCATCAAATCTTTCTATTTTGCGTCCAATAAAATCATCGAACTGTGGAAAAACTTTTATCCGGAAAAACTGCTCTTATTACCGGAGCTTCAAAAGGTATTGGTCGTGGCATTGCAATTAAACTTGCTGAACAAGGAGCCAATGTTGCATTTACTTATTTGTCATCTGTTGAAAGAGGGCAGGCATTGGAAAATGAACTTGCTGTTTTTGGAATTAAAGCAAAAGGTTACCGTTCTGATGCAGCTGATTTTAAAGCGGCTGATGAACTTATAAATGAAGTGGTAAAAGAATTCGGTACTCTTGATATTGTAATTAATAATGCCGGAATCACACGCGATGGACTTCTGATGAGAATGACAGAAGAAAATTTTAATGAAGTGGTCCGCACAAATTTAAATTCGGTTTTCAATATCACAAAAGCATGTCAGCGTCCGATGCTGAAGCAACGCAGCGGTTCAATAATAAACATAAGTAGTGTAGTAGGAGTGAAAGGAAATGCAGGACAGGCAAATTATGCTGCTTCTAAAGCGGGGATCATCGGATTTACGAAGTCAGTCGCATTAGAATTAGGAAGCAGAAGTATCCGTTGCAATGCAATTGCTCCCGGATTTATCGAAACGGAAATGACAGATGTTTTACCTGCAGAAACTGTTAAACAATGGCGCGAAGCTATTCCATTGAAACGCGGTGGAACTCCCGAAGATGTTGCAAATGCAGTGTTATTCCTCGCTTCTGATTTGTCTACATATATTACCGGCCAGGTATTGAATGTTGATGGTGGAATGTTGACATAATCGATCTGCTTCAAAATTCAAAATTTATACGAATGCAATTTATAAGGCGTCATCTTCCTGCTTTCATAATACTTTTAATTACAGGCGCTTTACTTTTATATTTTTCATATAAGAATGAATATTCAGAAGGTGGTCCTGATAATGTCTGGCATTACTATTTCTCCCGCTATGCTGTTTCGTACCCTGAATTTTTCCTGCATCATTGGGGAAAACCATTTTTTATTTTATTAAGCACCTCTTTTGCGCAATTTGGATTTTATGGATTACAGATATTTAATATTGTAGTTGGTTTAACTGCTGCAATTGTAACTTATAAATTCTGTGAAAAACTCAACCTGAAATTCAATTGGCTTTCCATTATTCTGCTACTTTTTACTCCATTGTATTTCGCAATGGTTCAGAGTGGAATGACAGAGCCTTTGATGAGTCTTGTATTGATTGCTTCAATGTATTTATTGTATGAACAAAAATTTCTTGCAGGCGCGATTCTTATGTCGTTTTCTCTTTATACCAGAACGGAAGGATCATTTCTGACCTTGTATGTTTTGTTCTATTTACTTTTTATTGGAAAATGGAAATACATACCGTTTCTCGGAGTTGGATTTATCGTCTACTCACTTGCAGGTAAATTTTCCGGACATGATTTTTTATGGTTTTTTACTGAGAACCCATATAAGGTTGTGAGTCCATATGGTCATGGGCAGTGGATGGACATGTTGAACAGATATAATACAATCTGGGGAAGTCCGCAATTGATCGTTTTACTGATAAGTATTCTCGCCTTACTTTTTACTGTTTAAGTTCTTTCACAACTTTTAACAGAAAACAACTTACTCCGGAATTTAAAATTCTTTTTCTGATTTTTATTCCGGCATTCCTGTTTTTAGTATTCCATGTTGTTGCCTGGAAATTTGGAATGTTTGCTTCACTTGGTTTGGAAAGAGTTCTGGTATCGGTATCACCTTTTTGGGTAGTTATATGTTGTTATGGAATTAATAAATTGTTGATTGAGAAACTTTCAAAAAAGTATTCTCTACCTTTAGTTTTAATATTTTTATTTTTCGTAGTCAGGTCAACTTTTGAAATTTATAAGTATCCACTGAAAGCAAGTTATGATGCAAAAGTTGAATTGGTAGCAGCGAAGTGGTTTAAAGAAAATTATTCTCAGGATTGTATAATTTATTATGCGCATCCCGGAATCGTATTCAATACAGACAGGAATCCATTTGATAAAGAAAAAAATATTGAACAATTTGATCTTAATGTAGAAAAAATGGAAGTAAAGTCACTGCCAACTTATATCTTCTGGGATAGTCAGTTTTCTGAATCAGCATGTAGGTTAAAACTAAACGATTTGTTAAATTCTCCTAAAGTTCGATTGATTCATCCATTATTTGAAGATTCAGGCTTTAAATTATATGTTTTTGAATTAGTAAAGTAGTCCCAAAACTGTAAATTATCTATATTCGCTTCCATTAATTCTGTCCTGGAATTTTATGGTTCCACTCTTACAGAATATCTGTGTCAAAAAAATCAATCAATAATAATATGAAGAAATCAATCTTATTTCTGTTTGCATTATCAATTTTCATTTCCGCAAAGGGTGACTGGCTGACACCGGAATCTTTATGGAAACTGGGAAGAGTTAATGATGCACAAATTTCACCTGACGGAAACAGTGTCGTTTACAACATCAGAAATTTTGATGTTCAGAAAAACAAAGGAAATTCTGATCTATGGTTGTACGACTTTAAAACCAAATCTGTAAAAGCGATTGCAGCTGATTCAATAAACGAAACATCACCACGCTGGAGTAGTGACAGTAAAAGAATATTCTATTTGAGTGATGGTGGAAGTAGTCAGATCTGGAGTATGAATTCTGATGGAAGTGATAAAAAACAAGTCAGTCAAACTGAAAACGATATCAGCAATTTTGGATTTTCAAGTAACGGAAGTACCGTCTGGATGACAATGGATGTTCAACTCGATAAATTTCTTGGTAAAGATAAATATCCGGATCTTCCAAAAACAACAGGAAAAGTTTATGATGACCTGATGATGCGTCACTGGGATTCATGGGCGGATGGGAAATACAGTCATATTTTTGTCTCTTCCGTTGTGAATAATGTGATCGGCTCGCCAACAGATATTCTGAAAGATGAACATTATGATTCTCCAATGAAACCAAATGGCGGTGATGAAGAAATTGCTGTAAGTCCTGATGGAAAATGGATCGCTTATACATGCAAAAAATTAAGTGGCCGTGAGTATGCCATGACAACAAACTCAGATATCTATTTGTATGAAATTGATACAAAGAAAACAACGATTCTTTCCAAAGATAATTCCGGATACGACAAAGCTCCGGCTTTTTCTGCTGATGGAAAATCAATCGCATGGATCTCCTGGGATGAACCGAATAACGAAGCTTCCAAGCAACGCCTGATGATCTATGACATTGCAACTCAGACAAAGAAAGACATAACATCTGATTTCGATTTCAATGTAGAAGCTGTTAAATGGTCTGCTTCCGGAAATCGCGTTTATTTCATTTCAGATATTGCAGCTACTGACCAGATCTTCTATTATGATGTTGCCAATAAGTCAAAAGTAAATTCTATTCTTCAGTTAACGAAAGACACAGCTGATTATACAGGATATTCCCTTGCACTTGGTTCAAATGGAAAAGATAAAATTGTTGCAACAAGAATGTCAATTTCAGAACCGGTTGAAGTTTTCACAA harbors:
- the nth gene encoding endonuclease III, giving the protein MTKKELFKNVIEYFEREMPVAETELQYKDPYQLLVAVILSAQCTDKRVNETTPALFNKFPNAKAMALALPEDILPFIKSISYPNNKAKHLAGMAKMLVNDFKNVVPSDIDDLQKLPGVGRKTANVIASVVFDKAAMAVDTHVFRVSARIGLTTNAKTPLQTEMQLIKYIPESKIARAHHWLILHGRYVCIARKPKCEICGLTEFCKYFQKNLRNSRKFVAAARE
- a CDS encoding OsmC family protein, which translates into the protein MIRSATANWKGTGKEGKGTMSSASKVLDNAQYSYGTRFENGIGTNPEELVGAAHAGCFSMKLSFVLTAANFPPENIDTKCDITFEGGVVSKSALHVTAKVPGITNEKFQELAADAKANCPISKLLNTEITLEAVLA
- a CDS encoding cellulase family glycosylhydrolase: MKKFYSIIAAGGFLLISFILLSDDKLQKDPNFVSLENGSFHLNEKPFYPIAINYMVALRTDSKEFWPSPYPEYGPMAIRELLDKDSSLKTLKADLEMIKQMGFNTVRFANIGEVKREPGVNEWFYINTIFNKTDSTRITFKDGITYVKYLKAVDELVELAKNAGLKIIFLVKLQEDARGPKLFLEKVMTHFKKEPTIMAYDLFNEPLYFHKIERTKPEIFKITKQWQNFIRKYAPHQLTTIGLTGIREVFEWDPNILNVDFLSFHPYEYEPNQVMNEVYWYGKYVEKPWIIGETSFPSNNDTIKYEDQSLFAKKTLEQVCNCGGIGYSWWQYKDVTWGSYHADYMGVVNWHGSTTTDKGSMIYGTPKPVAKIFKEYKPMKLKDHCIKLDNYYNLSNYKDHRILGTILDENDKPIEGAIIMGWSKDWTKIVSTVSKKDGTFELYSNFPFGHWIASATHYNTLREGFWHDHQKQLDSTTNVTNYDLGRLKFKKVF
- the mnmE gene encoding tRNA uridine-5-carboxymethylaminomethyl(34) synthesis GTPase MnmE — protein: MNPTTETITALATPPGMGAIAVIRLSGTDAIRIADSFFVARKKGVRLTQVDTHTLHFGVIKKGAEMIDEVLISVFKGPHSYTGENTVEISCHGSVYIQQQILNICHLNGARYAEPGEFTMRAFLNRKLDLSQAEAVADLIASDSSGSHKLALEQMRGGFSAEITMLRQELIHFASLIELELDFAEEDVEFANRDDLKKTINRLQKYISRLIESFDLGNVIRTGIPVVIAGKPNVGKSTLLNALLNEERAIVSEIAGTTRDTIEEEITLGGIKFRFIDTAGIRETKDAIESIGVSKTFEKMKQSPVVLYLFDLHETGAGDLRIELDAIRKDLQTEIRLYPIGNKADKENSTEIQNEFGDFENITFISAKEKTNIESITSLLLSFVNSGKNLHNTAIVTNIRHIQELRETANSLTRVYNGLEQKVTNDFIAGDLRMALHHLGLITGAITTDDLLENIFSKFCIGK
- the sucD gene encoding succinate--CoA ligase subunit alpha, giving the protein MSVLVNKNSKIIVQGFTGSEGTFHATQMIEYGTQVVGGVTPGKGGTKHLDRPVFNTVADAVKSTGANVSIVFVPPAFAADAIMEAAEAGIELIITITEGIPVKDMIMVKEYLAGKKARLIGPNCPGVITADECKVGIMPGFVFKKGRIGIVSKSGTLTYEAADQVVKAGLGISTAIGIGGDPIIGTTTKEAVELFMNDKDTDGIIMIGEIGGSLEAEAARWIKANGTKPVVGFIAGQTAPAGRRMGHAGAIVGGADDTAAAKMKIMRECGITVVDSPAVIGLTMAEVLSAVASK
- a CDS encoding insulinase family protein, with the translated sequence MKKLLLPGLLICLLLNVYGQQIQPKKNASVEGITEYELPNGLRILLFPDQTKSTATVNITYLVGSRMEGYGETGMAHLLEHMLFKGSTNHPNIPQELSSHGASPNGTTWYDRTNYFETFSATEENLNWALSLEADRMVNSFVAKKDLESEFSVVRNEFESGENYPTSILQERVMSAAYIWHNYGKSTIGSKEDIEKVPIENLQAFYRKFYQPDNAVLMVTGKIDESKALALITKYFGSIPRPARKLQEPYTVEPPQDGERQVILRRVGDIQAASAGYHIPSASHPDYIAIEILSHVLTNEPSGRLYKALVETKLASSVYAQVFPLKDPGYIYFDTEILKEKSIDSVQKTMLNLLDNLKSNPITQEELDRARTSLLRDFELAFSKSELVGTFISEFIASGDWRLIFLYRDRIENIQLADVNRAALDYFKPSNRTTGLFIPEKDPSRTIVPPSPDLKETYKNYKGKAIEAAAEAFDATPANIEKRTHRGELTEGGKYALLNKTTRGNLVKMKLSLRIGSEKSLENRGDFIDATAAMLMKGTKNLSEEQINDTLAKMKAEVGISSNGQVVNIDISTTRDNLVPVMTIVKQILREPSFPKAEFEKMREEILAGIDQQKSDPQAIAFLRIDQLTRVYPKSDFRYTSTFDEMTAAVKKMTIEDLKKMYTDFYNSANATVAVVGEFDETKVLASLNSILDKWTSPEKYTRAADNYAKATAQNDKIITPDKKNATMSARLNLTLKDDNGEYPALILGNYMLGGGFLNSRLATRIRQKDGLSYGVGSWLRASALDQSGEFGSYAIYNPENSAKLISAYQEELAKMIKDGFTDAELKDAISGFIQSREKNRSDDGYLVNRLSDYLFLNRTMAFDDAFDKTVAQLNTTRVNDAMKKWIIPAEITIVQVGDFK
- the fabG gene encoding 3-oxoacyl-[acyl-carrier-protein] reductase; this encodes MEKLLSGKTALITGASKGIGRGIAIKLAEQGANVAFTYLSSVERGQALENELAVFGIKAKGYRSDAADFKAADELINEVVKEFGTLDIVINNAGITRDGLLMRMTEENFNEVVRTNLNSVFNITKACQRPMLKQRSGSIINISSVVGVKGNAGQANYAASKAGIIGFTKSVALELGSRSIRCNAIAPGFIETEMTDVLPAETVKQWREAIPLKRGGTPEDVANAVLFLASDLSTYITGQVLNVDGGMLT